The following are encoded in a window of Peromyscus maniculatus bairdii isolate BWxNUB_F1_BW_parent chromosome X, HU_Pman_BW_mat_3.1, whole genome shotgun sequence genomic DNA:
- the LOC102928890 gene encoding uncharacterized protein LOC102928890 isoform X1, translating into MMTRTSTLQPVPCSGVGGGSWPPPPLPCLAHTHTWWDPAQCHNGVHLPSAQGARSFPGTAVRGACAVSQWRRALRESRDPRLRPSPSAARAHAGPATRAHASHLAQPLPGRPGGRASARSRTGKRASGQAGKQAALALPARSSSSSAARRRPARHLQATTHSRRRRRRRQQQQRARMKCKPNQTRTYDPEGFKKRAACLCFRSEREDEVLLVSSSRYPDRWIVPGGGMEPEEEPDGAAVREVYEEAGVKGKLGRLLGVFEQNQDRKHRTYVFVLTVTELLEDWEDSVSIGRKREWFKIEDAIKVLQCHKPVHAEYLEKLKLGGSPTNGNSAAPSLPESEPYVGSWQ; encoded by the exons ATGATGACGCGGACCTCGACCCTGCAGCCTGTGCCTTGctcgggggtgggagggggaagctggCCCCCGCCGCCGCTGCCATGTCTGGCCCACACTCACACGTGGTGGGACCCTGCGCAATGTCACAATGGGGTGCACCTCCCCAGCGCACAGGGAGCTAGAAGCTTCCCAGGCACAGCGGTGAGGGGCGCCTGCGCAGTGAGCCAGTGGCGTCGCGCGTTGCGGGAGTCGAGAGACCCCCGCCTCCGCCCCTCGCCCTCCGCCGCGCGCGCGCACGCGGGCCCGgccacgcgcgcgcacgcgtctCACCTCGCTCAACCCCTGCCTGGGCGGCCGGGCGGCAGAGCGAGCGCGCGATCGCGGACTGGCAAGCGGGCAAGCGGGCAAGCGGGCAAGCAGGCGG CCCTCGCTCTCCCTGCCCGCAGCAGCTCCTCCTCGGCTGCGCGGCGGCGGCCCGCTCGGCATCTGCAAGCGACCACACAcagtcggcggcggcggcggcggcggcagcagcagcagcgggcgAGGATGAAGTGCAAGCCGAACCAGACGCGGACCTACGACCCCGAGGGCTTCAAGAAGCGCGCCGCGTGCCTGTGCTTCCGCAGCGAGCGCGAAGACGAGGTGCTCCTGGTGAGCAGCAGCCGCTACCCCGACCGCTGGATCGTGCCCGGCGGGGGCATGGAGCCCGAGGAGGAGCCGGACGGCGCGGCGGTGCGCGAGGTGTACGAGGAGGCGGGAGTCAAGGGGAAGTTGGGCCGGCTGCTTGGTGTCTTCGAGCAGAACCAGGACCGCAAGCACCGGACCTACGTGTTCGTGCTCACCGTCACCGAGCTGCTGGAGGATTGGGAAGACTCGGTCAGCATCGGCAGGAAGCGAGAGTGGTTCAAGATCGAAGATGCCATCAAGGTCCTCCAGTGCCACAAGCCCGTGCATGCCGAGTACCTGGAGAAACTGAAGCTGGGCGGCTCCCCGACTAATGGAAACTCGGCCGCCCCGTCCCTGCCGGAGAGCGAGCCCTA CGTTGGTTCTTGGCAGTGA
- the LOC102928890 gene encoding uncharacterized protein LOC102928890 isoform X3, with protein sequence MMTRTSTLQPVPCSGVGGGSWPPPPLPCLAHTHTWWDPAQCHNGVHLPSAQGARSFPGTAVRGACAVSQWRRALRESRDPRLRPSPSAARAHAGPATRAHASHLAQPLPGRPGGRASARSRTGKRASGQAGKQAALALPARSSSSSAARRRPARHLQATTHSRRRRRRRQQQQRARMKCKPNQTRTYDPEGFKKRAACLCFRSEREDEVLLVSSSRYPDRWIVPGGGMEPEEEPDGAAVREVYEEAGVKGKLGRLLGVFEQNQDRKHRTYVFVLTVTELLEDWEDSVSIGRKREWFKIEDAIKVLQCHKPVHAEYLEKLKLGGSPTNGNSAAPSLPESEP encoded by the exons ATGATGACGCGGACCTCGACCCTGCAGCCTGTGCCTTGctcgggggtgggagggggaagctggCCCCCGCCGCCGCTGCCATGTCTGGCCCACACTCACACGTGGTGGGACCCTGCGCAATGTCACAATGGGGTGCACCTCCCCAGCGCACAGGGAGCTAGAAGCTTCCCAGGCACAGCGGTGAGGGGCGCCTGCGCAGTGAGCCAGTGGCGTCGCGCGTTGCGGGAGTCGAGAGACCCCCGCCTCCGCCCCTCGCCCTCCGCCGCGCGCGCGCACGCGGGCCCGgccacgcgcgcgcacgcgtctCACCTCGCTCAACCCCTGCCTGGGCGGCCGGGCGGCAGAGCGAGCGCGCGATCGCGGACTGGCAAGCGGGCAAGCGGGCAAGCGGGCAAGCAGGCGG CCCTCGCTCTCCCTGCCCGCAGCAGCTCCTCCTCGGCTGCGCGGCGGCGGCCCGCTCGGCATCTGCAAGCGACCACACAcagtcggcggcggcggcggcggcggcagcagcagcagcgggcgAGGATGAAGTGCAAGCCGAACCAGACGCGGACCTACGACCCCGAGGGCTTCAAGAAGCGCGCCGCGTGCCTGTGCTTCCGCAGCGAGCGCGAAGACGAGGTGCTCCTGGTGAGCAGCAGCCGCTACCCCGACCGCTGGATCGTGCCCGGCGGGGGCATGGAGCCCGAGGAGGAGCCGGACGGCGCGGCGGTGCGCGAGGTGTACGAGGAGGCGGGAGTCAAGGGGAAGTTGGGCCGGCTGCTTGGTGTCTTCGAGCAGAACCAGGACCGCAAGCACCGGACCTACGTGTTCGTGCTCACCGTCACCGAGCTGCTGGAGGATTGGGAAGACTCGGTCAGCATCGGCAGGAAGCGAGAGTGGTTCAAGATCGAAGATGCCATCAAGGTCCTCCAGTGCCACAAGCCCGTGCATGCCGAGTACCTGGAGAAACTGAAGCTGGGCGGCTCCCCGACTAATGGAAACTCGGCCGCCCCGTCCCTGCCGGAGAGCGAGCCCTAG
- the LOC102928890 gene encoding uncharacterized protein LOC102928890 isoform X2, whose translation MMTRTSTLQPVPCSGVGGGSWPPPPLPCLAHTHTWWDPAQCHNGVHLPSAQGARSFPGTAVRGACAVSQWRRALRESRDPRLRPSPSAARAHAGPATRAHASHLAQPLPGRPGGRASARSRTGKRASGQAGKQAALALPARSSSSSAARRRPARHLQATTHSRRRRRRRQQQQRARMKCKPNQTRTYDPEGFKKRAACLCFRSEREDEVLLVSSSRYPDRWIVPGGGMEPEEEPDGAAVREVYEEAGVKGKLGRLLGVFEQNQDRKHRTYVFVLTVTELLEDWEDSVSIGRKREWFKIEDAIKVLQCHKPVHAEYLEKLKLGGSPTNGNSAAPSLPESEP comes from the exons ATGATGACGCGGACCTCGACCCTGCAGCCTGTGCCTTGctcgggggtgggagggggaagctggCCCCCGCCGCCGCTGCCATGTCTGGCCCACACTCACACGTGGTGGGACCCTGCGCAATGTCACAATGGGGTGCACCTCCCCAGCGCACAGGGAGCTAGAAGCTTCCCAGGCACAGCGGTGAGGGGCGCCTGCGCAGTGAGCCAGTGGCGTCGCGCGTTGCGGGAGTCGAGAGACCCCCGCCTCCGCCCCTCGCCCTCCGCCGCGCGCGCGCACGCGGGCCCGgccacgcgcgcgcacgcgtctCACCTCGCTCAACCCCTGCCTGGGCGGCCGGGCGGCAGAGCGAGCGCGCGATCGCGGACTGGCAAGCGGGCAAGCGGGCAAGCGGGCAAGCAGGCGG CCCTCGCTCTCCCTGCCCGCAGCAGCTCCTCCTCGGCTGCGCGGCGGCGGCCCGCTCGGCATCTGCAAGCGACCACACAcagtcggcggcggcggcggcggcggcagcagcagcagcgggcgAGGATGAAGTGCAAGCCGAACCAGACGCGGACCTACGACCCCGAGGGCTTCAAGAAGCGCGCCGCGTGCCTGTGCTTCCGCAGCGAGCGCGAAGACGAGGTGCTCCTGGTGAGCAGCAGCCGCTACCCCGACCGCTGGATCGTGCCCGGCGGGGGCATGGAGCCCGAGGAGGAGCCGGACGGCGCGGCGGTGCGCGAGGTGTACGAGGAGGCGGGAGTCAAGGGGAAGTTGGGCCGGCTGCTTGGTGTCTTCGAGCAGAACCAGGACCGCAAGCACCGGACCTACGTGTTCGTGCTCACCGTCACCGAGCTGCTGGAGGATTGGGAAGACTCGGTCAGCATCGGCAGGAAGCGAGAGTGGTTCAAGATCGAAGATGCCATCAAGGTCCTCCAGTGCCACAAGCCCGTGCATGCCGAGTACCTGGAGAAACTGAAGCTGGGCGGCTCCCCGACTAATGGAAACTCGGCCGCCCCGTCCCTGCCGGAGAGCGAGCCCTA